Proteins encoded within one genomic window of Triticum aestivum cultivar Chinese Spring chromosome 2D, IWGSC CS RefSeq v2.1, whole genome shotgun sequence:
- the LOC123050485 gene encoding cytochrome P450 94C1-like produces the protein MDAVELSWGARCAGLAFFSLSIFSVALGAVLLLVRRWPSLWCGCHVCRAYLTGSWAKDFTSPTDWYAHLLRESPTGTVHVHVLGCTVTANPANVEYMLKTRFHNFPKGKRFAALLGDLLGVGIFNVDGDAWRHQRKMASLQLGSVTVRSYAYKIVAQEVEARLLPVLADAADKGKVVDLQDVFRRFAFDTVCKISFGLDPGCLDLDMPMSDLANAFDTASRLCAMRGAAASPLVWKMKRMVNVGSERELKKAIKLVDDLASAMILQRRTLGFDNTHDLLSRFMASDVAMDDKYLRDIVVSFLLAGRDTVASALTTLFIHLHKNPEVTAAIRTEAGGDRPSTYEHLMSLQYTHAVLFENMRLFPPVQFDSKFCAAADVLPDGTYVEGESRVMYHPYAMGRMPSIWGADYEAFRPDRWLTGPGGSFAPANLYKYPVFQAGLRVCLGKELAVIEMKVVGVAVVRAFDVEVVGENGRSGWAPTFVPGLTASISGGLPVRIKRASTWSSF, from the exons ATGGATGCCGTGGAGTTGTCGTGGGGCGCGCGGTGCGCTGGGCTGGCCTTCTTCAGCCTGTCCATCTTCTCCGTGGCGCTCGGCGCGGTGCTCCTGCTCGTCCGCCGGTGGCCCAGCCTCTGGTGCGGCTGCCACGTGTGCCGGGCGTACCTCACGGGGTCGTGGGCCAAGGACTTCACCTCGCCGACTG ATT GGTACGCGCACCTGCTGCGCGAGTCGCCGACGGGCACCGTGCACGTCCACGTCCTCGGCTGCACCGTCACCGCCAACCCGGCCAACGTCGAGTACATGCTCAAGACCCGCTTCCACAACTTCCCCAAGGGCAAGCGCTTCGCCGCGCTCCTCGGCGACCTCCTCGGCGTCGGCATCTTCAACGTCGACGGCGACGCCTGGCGCCACCAGCGCAAGATGGCCAGCCTCCAGCTCGGCAGCGTCACCGTGCGCTCCTACGCCTACAAGATCGTCGCCCAGGAGGTGGAGGCTCGCCTCCTGCCGGTCCTGGCCGACGCCGCCGACAAGGGCAAGGTGGTCGACCTCCAGGACGTGTTCCGGCGGTTTGCCTTCGACACCGTCTGCAAGATCTCCTTCGGGCTCGACCCGGGCTGCCTCGACCTCGACATGCCCATGTCGGACCTAGCCAACGCGTTTGACACCGCCTCGCGGCTATGCGCGATGCGGGGCGCCGCGGCCTCGCCGTTGGTTTGGAAGATGAAGCGGATGGTCAACGTTGGGTCCGAGAGGGAGCTTAAGAAGGCCATCAAGCTCGTCGACGACCTCGCGTCGGCCATGATTCTGCAGCGCCGGACTCTGGGTTTCGACAACACCCACGACCTCCTGTCCCGCTTCATGGCCTCCGACGTCGCCATGGACGACAAGTATCTCCGCGACATCGTCGTCAGCTTCCTCCTCGCCGGGCGGGATACGGTCGCCTCCGCGCTTACCACGCTCTTCATCCACCTGCACAAGAACCCTGAAGTCACGGCCGCCATTCGCACGGAGGCCGGCGGCGACAGGCCGTCCACCTACGAGCACCTGATGAGCCTGCAGTATACCCACGCGGTGCTGTTCGAGAACATGCGGCTATTCCCGCCGGTGCAGTTCGACTCCAAGTTCTGCGCcgccgccgacgtgctcccggacgGCACCTACGTGGAGGGCGAATCACGCGTGATGTACCACCCGTACGCCATGGGACGCATGCCCAGCATCTGGGGCGCCGACTACGAGGCGTTCCGCCCCGATCGGTGGCTCACCGGACCCGGTGGTTCGTTCGCGCCGGCGAACCTGTACAAGTACCCGGTGTTCCAGGCCGGCCTCCGCGTGTGCCTCGGCAAGGAGCTCGCCGTCATTGAGATGAAGGTCGTCGGCGTGGCCGTGGTGAGGGCGTTCGACGTGGAGGTGGTCGGAGAGAATGGCCGTAGTGGCTGGGCGCCGACGTTTGTGCCGGGGCTCACGGCGTCCATCAGCGGCGGGCTCCCAGTGAGGATCAAGCGCGCTTCGACGTGGAGTAGTTTTTAG